Below is a window of Apodemus sylvaticus chromosome 5, mApoSyl1.1, whole genome shotgun sequence DNA.
GGAGTTTTGCGAGCCATTTTTCTGCCTGTATATAATGTCTTCTTAAATCCTTAGTGTCTGTCATAGGACACAGGAGCATTTGCCATTTTAGCTTGTCACAGCATCAGCTGTCAGCAGGCTTGGAATGATCTCTCATGTCCAGACTGGTGCTTGGGGACGGCTAGTCCAGGTTTGCTAGCAGTGCTCTCCAGCTGCTCTGACAGGGGTCTTCTCTGTCCAGGTTGGCAGTGGAACCCCTCTGACCGGCCCTCCTTTGCTGAAATCCACCAAGCCTTTGAAACCATGTTCCAGGAATCCAGTATCTCAGACGGTAAGATTCCTCCCAGGGGCCTGCGATGGGTTGAGAAGTTGGGTTGGGGTTACACAAGCCTTCACTTGAGTCCTAGTGAGAGTGCCCACCAGGTGCCAGACAACTCTTGGGTGGTGGCTCTATGTCAGGTGCAGTCACACAACGTTCAAGAACGTGCTAAGAGCTGTTTCTTCAGCATTGTATTCCTTTTCTCTAACAGCATAGATCTTAAgaaaaagagaatcccaggaacCGGAGAGCTAACATAGTGGCTAAGAGGACGtggggtcagttcccagcacccaaatgatGGTAGCTCACACACCAGTCACAGAGGATCCAGTacccctttctggcctctgcacccaTGTAgttatatagacatacatgcaggcagaacaccatacacatacaaaaaataacttaaaatttgtATAAATTAGgaacaaagcaaaggaaaagaatcCTTTTCAGTATGGCCCCTCTGCTGATGACTGTGGCTGTCTGTGTGATCCTTAGAGGTGGAGAAGGAGCTGGGGAAGCGAAGCCTGAGAGGAACTGCTGGGAGCATGCTGCAGGCCCCAGAGCTGCCCACCAAGACCAGAACCTGCCGGAGAGCGGCCGAGCAGAGAGATGCGCCTGACCCCCCTGAGCCGCCCCACGCGAGGGGCCCGGGAGAAAGCGGTATGTCTGCCCTTCCCAGCCCTCAAGCCAGACAGGTGAACAAAAGCTGTCCGTGGAGCTGGCACGGAAGGGCAGCAGTCCCTCCTCGGGTCCAGCCCAGGGAGAAAGATTCGCCTCTTGCCCAAGGGAGCCTTTCAGTAGTTGCTTAGACAAGCCGAAAGCTGGGACACTTGCCAAAACCACGCCCATCTCTGCATGTGCTCTTCACAGCCCCGTGGGCCCCTTCGGGGCAGTCACAGCACTAAAGGACATGGAGCTGTCAGAGCAGCTGGGCTGAGGCAGCACTGGGTTCCTTGTGGTTCTGGAAAGGCTGTCCTCTTAAACTGTTTCCAGGCTCAGCCTGGGCAGTGGGACTGGGTCAGGAGGTGCCTGGAGATGTACAGGGATAGTGCGGACAGCCAGTGTCTGTGGCTTCCTGCATGCCAGCCGTGGTGCCCTGATAGGGACAGGAGAAGAGTCTTCTCTCCTGCAGACCCACTGCAGGAGAGGGTGTGTGTGCAATGATGGTACCTGAATTCAAAAAAGCCCTCCGGTCTCCCATCATGGGCTGATGGCCCGTCGGCCTGGTAGAATGGGACCAGGCAAGGCAAAGTTTGATTCTGATAGAAATTCATAAGAGTCATTTACTCAGCAGAAGGCACAGTTCTGTTTTTTTAAACAGTTGTGATTCTAAACTCATACTCCTACTGAAGTAGGATGGTCAAACCCGCAGAACAACTAAGAGAACTCTGGGAGCTGTCTTAGCCAGGGCCACTGTCGCCGCGGTGAAGCACCATGACTAAAGCAGCTGTGGGAGGAGAGCGGTTCCttagctcacacttccacattacaGAGTCATCAAGAAGTCAGCACAGGAGCttgagcagggcaggaacctgcagcaggagctggtgcagaggccatggagggcgctgctcactgggctgcttccttatagaacctaTGACCACCCTGGGGACGGTGCCAGTCACAGCGCGCTGGGCCCACCCCATCCGTCACTAATTTAAAAAGGGCTCTACAGGCTTGTCCACGGCCGGGTCGATGGAGGCTTTTCCTCAAGTGAGGctttctcttctcagatgactggAGCTGTGTCATAAAGCAATCCAGCACACAGGGCCAAAGGAGCGTGCTCGGAAGGTTTGCCACGAACGAGGGGAGGCTGGGTGCGAAGCAGCTGCTGAGCAGTTGTAGCCACACATGCCAACACATATCTGTAACTCCTCAGAGACGGAGGGTGGCGGCAGGAGAACCCTCAGAAACTTAAGGGCCAGCTAGCCTTGCACACGCAGCAAGACCAAAGGCTGCCGCGGGAGCATGGCTAGGGAAAGCCGGCGATGAGCACACGTGTGTGGCTCTTCCTGTCAGTGTCATTACGGGAGTTTCCAGTAGTCATCCTGGTGAGCCAGCAGTGCCCTGGTTGTGCTCTGGGTGTGGCTCTGTGTCCCCCGGAGTCTCCACCTTCTTCAGTAGGACTGCAGTGCGGAGAGGTCCTCTGCAGACCTCGCTCTGATGCTCACCTCTGCTAGTCTTAGGACAGATGCACAGGCTCGCTGGGTCCTAGAGGCTGGGGGAAGGAAGCCTCTGTAGTTGGCCGCAGCACCTGGCAGCAcaaaggcttttgtttgtttggtttttcaagacagggtctcctgtgtagccctggctgttctggaactcactctgtagaccgggctggccctgaactcaagaTATCTGCCTCTGAGGGCTGGGGTGCAGCCACCTCGGCCCAGCTATGTcactcatattttaaataaatccacgtgaaggttttgttttttgtttttgttttttcgagacagggtttctctgtgtagccctggctgtcctggaactcactctgtagaccaggctggcctcgaactcagaaatccacctgcctctgcctcccaagtgctgggattaaaggcgtgcaccaccactgcctggcccacgTGAAGTTTTATAAAGGCATCTTTCCCTGTTTGTCACAGCAGCTGATTGTCATGCCCCCATAGGACAGCTGACGTTGGAGGGACTCCACAACTTTAATAGGTTTCAGGATGAGGAATGCAGGGTCGTCCCAGCCCTTGCCCCTCTGGGATTGGGGAGAGACACTTGCACTCCTACTGGTAGGACAAGGCCGAGCTGTGGGGAATGCCACAGCCTTGTCTTCTGCCCTCCAGTAGCACTGAACTCCGTGCTGCCTGCGCCATGAAGGCTGAGGGTGCAGGAGCCCCTCGGGGAGCCCCCCACAGAGGGTCAGCTGGCCTGAGGGCGGTGTCTCCTGGGCGCTGTTGATTATTTTCTCCTGTTTCAGATGCACTGGACAGTGAGCCTGCTGTATCACCACTGCTTCCTCGGAAAGAGCGCGGGCCCCCAGATGGCAGCCTAAATGAAGATGAGCGCCTTCTCCCCAAAGACAGAAAGACCAACCTGTTCAGCGCCTtgatcaagaagaagaagaaaatggcacCGACGCCCCCTAAGCGCAGCAGTTCCTTCCGAGAGATGGACGGCCAGCCAGAGCGCAGAGGGGCCGGTGAGGACGACGGCCGGGAAATCAGCGGGTCGCCAGCTCTCACCTCAGATGCAGCAGAGCCTTCCAAGTCCCCAAAGGCCAGCAATGGAGCCGGTGTCCCCAATGGAGCCTTCCGGGAGCCTGGCAACTCCGGCTTCCGTTCCCCCCACATGTGGAAAAAGTCCAGCGCGCTGGCCAGCAGCCGCCTGGCTGCTGCCGAAGAGGAGAGTGGTATCAGCTCCAGCAAGCGTTTCCTGCGTTCCTGCTCCGCCTCCTGCATGCCCCATGGGGCTAGGGACACGGAGTGGCGGTCAGTCACGCTGCCTCGAGACCTGCCATCTGCCGGTAAGCAGTTTGACTCATCCACCTTTGGAGGGCACAAAAGCGAGAAGCCAGCTCTGCCTCGGAAACGCACCAGTGAGAGCAGGTCTGAGCAGGTAGCCAGAAGTACAGCGACGCCCCCTCCCCGGCTGGGGAAGAAGACTGAGGAGGCCGCCGAGGAAGTCTTCAAAGACGTGGAATCCAGCCCGGGCTCCAGCCCTCCCAGCCTGACTCCCAAACTCCTCCGCAGGCAGCTCACCGCctcgccctcctctggcctctctcaCAAGGAAGAGACCACCAAGGGCAGTGCCCCGGGCCCGGGGACTCCCGCCTGTGCAGAGCCAGCACCCCCCAGCAACAAAGCAGGCCTCAGCAAGGCCTCCTCTGAGGAGACCCGCGGAAGGAGGCACAAGCACAGCTCGGAGTCCCCGGGGAGAGACAAGGGCCGGCTGTCCAAGCTCAAGCCTGCCCCGCCACCTCCGCCCGCCTGCACCGGGAAAGCAGGGAAGTCTGCACAGAGCCCCGGCCAAGAGGCCGGAGAGGCAGGCGGGGCCCCAAAGACAAAATGCACAGGCCTGGCTGTGGATGCTGTGAGCAGTGACCCCGCCAAGGCTGGCCCACCCGGAGAAGGACTGAGAAAGCCTGTGACCCCATCTGTGCCAAAGCCCCAGTCGACTGCTAAGCCTCCAGGGCCCCTCACCAGCCCAGTCTCCACCCCCTCCACAGCACCAGCACCTTCGCCCGTGGCTGGCGACCAgcagccatcttctgctgccttcaTCCCCCTCATATCAACCCGTGTGTCTCTTCGAAAGACCCGCCAGCCGCCAGAGCGCATCGCCAGTGGCACCATCACCAAGGGTGTGGTTCTGGACAGTACGGAGGCCCTGTGCCTGGCCATCTCCCGGAACTCAGAGCAGATGGCCAGCCACAGTGCTGTGCTGGAGGCTGGCAAGAACCTGTACACGTTCTGTGTGAGCTATGTGGACTCCATCCAGCAGATGAGGAACAAGTTCGCCTTCCGAGAGGCCATCAACAAGCTGGAGAGCAACCTCCGGGAGCTGCAGATCTGCCCCGCGACTGCCTCCAGCGGGCCGGCGGCCACGCAGGACTTCAGCAAGCTGCTGAGCTCCGTGAAGGAGATCAGCGACATTGTCCGGAGGTAGCAGCAACCTGTGTGTGTCAGCGAGAGATGTTGCAGTCCGCGGGCCTTCTGTGCCTATGAAGATGGGGACAGAGGACTGGGGAGCTGGCATCTTTTCCAGGGGCTTTACAGAGCATCAAGCAGGGCCAGGGCCTGGTGGAGTCGGCCCTTCCTCCTGTGCTGTGCACCAGCAGCCCTGCTGCACCTTTCCTGCCCAGCCCAGGCGCCTCAAGCCACCTCTCCTCATTGCCTGTGGGTGGACCTCCTGCTCGGAAGACTGCAGCCAGCCTGCCTGACCAACAGGCTTCTCACTCCCTGGTGCCTCAGACCCAGCTCCCAGGTCAGCCTGGAGTGCTCTTCCCTGTCCTTGCAGGAAAACGATGACCTCGGATGGACCTTCCTGTCACCAAGGCCTGGGAGCCCCTGTGCTTGCTGTCCCTGACCCTTCTGTGCTTACCAATTGTCCCAGAGAACCTGTGCTCACTGTGTTCATGTGAAGGATGCTGTTGCTTTAAGGGTCATGAGGTGCTAAAGCCAGGGGCCCAGGTGGGTGGGTCCTGGAAACAGGAGCTGGGCAGAGAGCTCTGTCACCTGCTCTCAGTATCCTCAGCAGTGTGCCTGTAGATCCTGGACAGCAAGCTTGAGTTTCATGAGTGGCTGACCAGGCACATAGGCAGACCAAGCCTAGGGCTCCAGGGGCTCCCCAAAATCTGAATTTCTGAGTAGTCTCCATCCCTCTCCTGCTCGAGGTCAGGCCCATCCTCTCTGGTCCTTGCCTTGATGACAAGGATCCAGCCTTCTGGTGTTTTTGAGCATTTCAAATGTCTGCATAGAAAGGAACAGCCACTAGGTACAAATAGGCAGGAAGCGGGGCTCTCCTGAGCCCTGGCTGCTTCCCAGAACTGCCACCTAACCACTGAGAACGGGGCTTAGCCTGGGAGGCACGCACATCCACTCAGCCAGGGCAAGCCTTCCTTCCTGAGGCAGCCAGGACCAGAGCTGAGCACAGGGACAGGCGTGGGCGACTCCGTGACTGACCTGGAGCAGCTAAAGAACAGGGCCCCTGCCTAGGCCATGCACCAGGCCGGAAGACACCTCCATACTCCTGCTCCTCCCTGCAGGCATGCTGCGCTGGCCCCGGTGCCACACTGAGCACCTAGACGCGGAGCTGGTGGAGATGATCTCCTCTGGATGCTCTCCCGTGGTTCTCGTAGCACCTCACCTCTACCTCCAAAGGCTGTTGTGCAGCCCAGGGGAGGCCGTGCCACACTGACAGAGACCGTGACTAGCCAGATGCCACCTGCCCTGACACCGTGCTCACAGGGTCCTGCTCTGTGGCTGCCATGGGCTGCCACAATGTTTTCTATTACACTTTGGTATTacactcttttttaaaatagacTTGCGCTCTTATGAATGGCATGTAAATAGCCTGCCGCTGTGCCCCTCTGGCACACCAACAGCATCCCCCTTTTTCTCAGTCCAGTACATTCTGTTTCTGTATATGACTATGTTTTTTGAATCCAATCTCTCtgtagtattttttaaataaatgtttacagAACTATTGACAGGCTGCTTGGTCTGTGATTCACCCCTGCAATCCCTCATGTCCCAAACGGTCACAGCCCATGTGTCCTGAGCACACAGTTTCCAGCTGCCCAGCTCCGGTCAGCCTCACAGCAGATGGCAGTGTCCTGTGTCAGGCCTGCAGTAGGAGCGGCTGGCACCTGAGATTCTTGCTGGCACGGTGAATCCCTCCCTGGCATGCCCCTGCATCCCAGCCTAGTGTTCAGCCACCCAGGCCGCTCACACGCATGGCTTCAGGGGTCTGCTGTTTGGCTTTCGTGGGCAgtgagcaccccccccccagcaggcTCTGGGAGGGTTGTGA
It encodes the following:
- the Abl1 gene encoding tyrosine-protein kinase ABL1 isoform X1, with the translated sequence MGQQPGKVLGDQRRPSLPALHFIKGAGKRDSSRHGGPHCNVFVEHEALQRPVASDFEPQGLSEAARWNSKENLLAGPSENDPNLFVALYDFVASGDNTLSITKGEKLRVLGYNHNGEWCEAQTKNGQGWVPSNYITPVNSLEKHSWYHGPVSRNAAEYLLSSGINGSFLVRESESSPGQRSISLRYEGRVYHYRINTASDGKLYVSSESRFNTLAELVHHHSTVADGLITTLHYPAPKRNKPTIYGVSPSYDKWEMERTDITMKHKLGGGQYGEVYEGVWKKYSLTVAVKTLKEDTMEVEEFLKEAAVMKEIKHPNLVQLLGVCTREPPFYIITEFMTYGNLLDYLRECNRQEVSAVVLLYMATQISSAMEYLEKKNFIHRDLAARNCLVGENHLVKVADFGLSRLMTGDTYTAHAGAKFPIKWTAPESLAYNKFSIKSDVWAFGVLLWEIATYGMSPYPGIDLSQVYELLEKDYRMERPEGCPEKVYELMRACWQWNPSDRPSFAEIHQAFETMFQESSISDEVEKELGKRSLRGTAGSMLQAPELPTKTRTCRRAAEQRDAPDPPEPPHARGPGESDALDSEPAVSPLLPRKERGPPDGSLNEDERLLPKDRKTNLFSALIKKKKKMAPTPPKRSSSFREMDGQPERRGAGEDDGREISGSPALTSDAAEPSKSPKASNGAGVPNGAFREPGNSGFRSPHMWKKSSALASSRLAAAEEESGISSSKRFLRSCSASCMPHGARDTEWRSVTLPRDLPSAGKQFDSSTFGGHKSEKPALPRKRTSESRSEQVARSTATPPPRLGKKTEEAAEEVFKDVESSPGSSPPSLTPKLLRRQLTASPSSGLSHKEETTKGSAPGPGTPACAEPAPPSNKAGLSKASSEETRGRRHKHSSESPGRDKGRLSKLKPAPPPPPACTGKAGKSAQSPGQEAGEAGGAPKTKCTGLAVDAVSSDPAKAGPPGEGLRKPVTPSVPKPQSTAKPPGPLTSPVSTPSTAPAPSPVAGDQQPSSAAFIPLISTRVSLRKTRQPPERIASGTITKGVVLDSTEALCLAISRNSEQMASHSAVLEAGKNLYTFCVSYVDSIQQMRNKFAFREAINKLESNLRELQICPATASSGPAATQDFSKLLSSVKEISDIVRR
- the Abl1 gene encoding tyrosine-protein kinase ABL1 isoform X2 gives rise to the protein MLEICLKLVGCKSKKGLSSSSSCYLEEALQRPVASDFEPQGLSEAARWNSKENLLAGPSENDPNLFVALYDFVASGDNTLSITKGEKLRVLGYNHNGEWCEAQTKNGQGWVPSNYITPVNSLEKHSWYHGPVSRNAAEYLLSSGINGSFLVRESESSPGQRSISLRYEGRVYHYRINTASDGKLYVSSESRFNTLAELVHHHSTVADGLITTLHYPAPKRNKPTIYGVSPSYDKWEMERTDITMKHKLGGGQYGEVYEGVWKKYSLTVAVKTLKEDTMEVEEFLKEAAVMKEIKHPNLVQLLGVCTREPPFYIITEFMTYGNLLDYLRECNRQEVSAVVLLYMATQISSAMEYLEKKNFIHRDLAARNCLVGENHLVKVADFGLSRLMTGDTYTAHAGAKFPIKWTAPESLAYNKFSIKSDVWAFGVLLWEIATYGMSPYPGIDLSQVYELLEKDYRMERPEGCPEKVYELMRACWQWNPSDRPSFAEIHQAFETMFQESSISDEVEKELGKRSLRGTAGSMLQAPELPTKTRTCRRAAEQRDAPDPPEPPHARGPGESDALDSEPAVSPLLPRKERGPPDGSLNEDERLLPKDRKTNLFSALIKKKKKMAPTPPKRSSSFREMDGQPERRGAGEDDGREISGSPALTSDAAEPSKSPKASNGAGVPNGAFREPGNSGFRSPHMWKKSSALASSRLAAAEEESGISSSKRFLRSCSASCMPHGARDTEWRSVTLPRDLPSAGKQFDSSTFGGHKSEKPALPRKRTSESRSEQVARSTATPPPRLGKKTEEAAEEVFKDVESSPGSSPPSLTPKLLRRQLTASPSSGLSHKEETTKGSAPGPGTPACAEPAPPSNKAGLSKASSEETRGRRHKHSSESPGRDKGRLSKLKPAPPPPPACTGKAGKSAQSPGQEAGEAGGAPKTKCTGLAVDAVSSDPAKAGPPGEGLRKPVTPSVPKPQSTAKPPGPLTSPVSTPSTAPAPSPVAGDQQPSSAAFIPLISTRVSLRKTRQPPERIASGTITKGVVLDSTEALCLAISRNSEQMASHSAVLEAGKNLYTFCVSYVDSIQQMRNKFAFREAINKLESNLRELQICPATASSGPAATQDFSKLLSSVKEISDIVRR